In Oceanobacillus sp. FSL K6-2867, one DNA window encodes the following:
- a CDS encoding transglycosylase domain-containing protein yields MEFKEKMLEYRKKLSTLWKTGKIQHSSRVTYDVVWNVILFILVIGFIGFIFAGAVGAGYFASLVKDEPIRSYETMAQDIYDYSETSKLYFADEVYFGDINSEIHREETTLENISPILTQAVIATEDEYFNEHKGIVPKAIFRAMVQEVTNSSVQTGGSTLTQQLIKNQILTDEVSFERKAVEMLLALRLERFFEKDEILEAYLNIVPYGRDASGRNIAGVQTAAKGIFGIDANEVNLPQAAYLAGLPQSPSAYTPFVNSGGLKDESGIQPGINRMKTVLYRMYDMEYITKEEYEEALKYDIAADFTKKQPSSRETYPVLTFEIEERATKIIKKVLAEEDGYTSEDLNKNEALNKEYEELASRALRNNGYEIHSTIDKEIYDAFQEIGKDYQHYGRDHTFTVKDDETGETTSWTEEIQAAGMLIENKTGRIISFFGNREASIDNHYNYATRAVRSNGSTIKPLLDYAPALEKGVVQPGTPIADYPRTFPNPGGSPYKVGNYGGGNYGMVSARTALANSYNIPAVDTYMKIIQDNPAKEYLDKMGITTLTAGDHTQPSLSLGAMDRGVTVEENINAFSTFGNNGKFSDGYMIEKIVSKDGDVLYEHESKPVEVFSPQTNYLTLDMMRDVISSGTGSYLNSQLKHGGVDWAGKTGTSNDYKDAWFVAINPNVTFGTWIGYKTPASIYDPSYPLSYSQRNIKLWSEFMNAASDIKPELVAPKEKFERPGGIVERSYCSISGMLPSELCEKAGLVKTDLFNEKYVPTKTDDSLISGNQVLVDGKAVKAGSNTPSEFADGNGITFNPEWLKRNGFDKLSDLSVIYPTRGEDAEKWKKIGIPSGSAGSSLEDDGKAPGAPSVKKSGHKLTWSKPGDNDVVGYRIYRAGSSGGDFKLIGNSSQTEYNIGNENAVYIVKAVDYFGNESKASNEVTVGDKPKNKDSSKGNKNDDKKVEKAKDNKDKKDEKSDEKKDSSDKNKSDDKDDE; encoded by the coding sequence ATGGAATTTAAAGAAAAAATGCTCGAATACAGGAAAAAGCTGTCGACCCTATGGAAAACTGGGAAGATCCAGCATTCCTCACGGGTTACATATGATGTGGTATGGAATGTTATCCTGTTCATTCTTGTAATAGGTTTTATTGGATTTATATTTGCAGGAGCTGTTGGAGCAGGGTATTTCGCATCGCTTGTAAAGGACGAACCTATTCGAAGCTATGAGACGATGGCTCAGGATATTTATGACTATTCAGAAACATCGAAGCTTTACTTTGCTGATGAGGTTTACTTTGGTGATATCAACTCCGAGATTCATCGGGAAGAAACAACACTGGAAAATATCTCACCAATTTTAACACAAGCAGTTATTGCTACAGAAGATGAATATTTTAATGAGCATAAAGGAATTGTGCCAAAAGCAATTTTTCGTGCAATGGTTCAGGAAGTTACCAATTCCTCTGTTCAAACTGGCGGTAGTACATTAACGCAGCAATTGATTAAAAACCAAATACTTACCGATGAAGTTTCTTTTGAAAGAAAGGCAGTTGAAATGCTGCTTGCACTTCGTTTAGAAAGGTTTTTTGAAAAGGATGAGATTCTAGAAGCCTATTTAAATATTGTTCCTTATGGCCGAGACGCTTCTGGCAGGAATATCGCAGGAGTTCAAACGGCTGCAAAGGGGATTTTTGGCATTGATGCAAATGAAGTTAATCTTCCTCAAGCAGCATATCTCGCTGGACTGCCTCAAAGTCCTTCTGCGTATACCCCATTTGTCAATAGTGGTGGTCTAAAGGATGAATCAGGTATTCAACCAGGGATAAACAGAATGAAAACCGTACTCTATCGCATGTATGATATGGAATACATTACAAAAGAAGAATATGAGGAAGCATTAAAGTATGATATTGCAGCCGATTTCACTAAGAAACAACCATCTTCAAGGGAAACTTATCCGGTATTAACCTTTGAAATCGAGGAAAGAGCGACGAAAATCATCAAAAAAGTTCTCGCTGAAGAGGACGGATATACATCAGAGGATCTTAATAAAAATGAAGCTTTAAACAAGGAATACGAAGAACTTGCATCACGAGCTTTAAGAAACAATGGATATGAAATTCATTCAACGATTGATAAAGAAATTTATGATGCTTTCCAGGAAATTGGTAAAGATTATCAACACTATGGCCGTGACCATACATTTACTGTAAAAGATGATGAAACAGGTGAAACAACGAGCTGGACAGAAGAAATACAAGCTGCCGGTATGCTAATTGAAAACAAAACAGGAAGAATTATAAGCTTCTTTGGAAATCGGGAGGCAAGCATTGATAATCATTATAATTATGCGACTCGAGCCGTTCGTTCTAACGGAAGTACAATTAAGCCACTGCTGGACTATGCACCAGCACTAGAAAAAGGCGTTGTACAGCCAGGAACACCTATTGCAGATTATCCAAGAACCTTCCCAAACCCGGGAGGATCACCTTATAAAGTGGGCAATTATGGCGGCGGAAATTACGGTATGGTCTCTGCTAGAACAGCATTGGCTAATTCTTATAACATCCCAGCGGTTGATACCTACATGAAAATTATTCAGGATAACCCTGCTAAAGAATATTTAGATAAAATGGGAATTACAACCTTAACAGCTGGCGATCATACACAGCCATCCCTTTCCCTAGGTGCAATGGATCGTGGTGTAACTGTGGAAGAGAATATCAATGCATTCAGCACGTTCGGTAACAATGGTAAGTTTTCTGATGGTTATATGATTGAAAAGATTGTTTCAAAAGATGGAGACGTCCTGTATGAACATGAATCAAAGCCGGTTGAAGTATTTTCACCTCAAACGAATTATTTAACACTTGATATGATGCGTGATGTCATTTCATCTGGTACCGGGTCGTATCTAAACTCACAATTAAAACATGGCGGTGTCGATTGGGCAGGTAAAACCGGTACATCAAACGATTATAAGGATGCCTGGTTTGTTGCAATTAATCCTAATGTCACCTTTGGTACGTGGATTGGGTATAAAACGCCCGCTTCCATTTATGATCCAAGCTATCCACTTAGCTATAGCCAGCGCAATATAAAACTTTGGTCTGAATTTATGAACGCAGCATCCGATATCAAACCTGAGCTTGTTGCGCCGAAAGAAAAATTCGAACGCCCTGGTGGAATAGTGGAGCGCAGCTATTGTTCCATTTCTGGCATGCTGCCATCGGAATTATGTGAAAAAGCTGGTTTAGTTAAAACCGATTTATTTAATGAAAAATATGTACCAACTAAAACGGACGACAGTCTCATTTCTGGAAACCAGGTTCTTGTCGATGGTAAAGCAGTAAAAGCTGGTTCCAATACACCTAGTGAATTTGCGGACGGCAATGGGATCACCTTTAATCCTGAATGGCTAAAAAGAAACGGTTTTGATAAACTCAGTGACCTTTCTGTTATCTATCCTACAAGAGGTGAGGATGCTGAGAAGTGGAAAAAGATTGGTATTCCCAGCGGATCTGCTGGAAGCTCCCTTGAAGATGATGGAAAAGCTCCTGGGGCACCATCTGTCAAAAAGTCAGGGCATAAGCTGACATGGAGTAAGCCTGGAGATAACGATGTTGTTGGTTACCGAATATATCGTGCCGGTTCATCTGGAGGCGACTTTAAGCTAATCGGCAATTCCAGTCAAACCGAATATAATATCGGTAATGAAAATGCAGTTTATATAGTAAAAGCTGTTGACTACTTTGGAAATGAATCCAAAGCATCAAATGAAGTTACTGTTGGTGACAAACCAAAGAATAAAGATTCATCCAAAGGGAACAAGAACGATGATAAAAAGGTTGAAAAAGCAAAAGACAACAAAGATAAAAAGGACGAAAAGTCTGATGAAAAGAAAGACAGCAGTGATAAAAATAAATCAGATGATAAAGACGACGAATAA
- a CDS encoding GNAT family N-acetyltransferase: MEHIKTFHSMSYETVQGPIIIEGPLSALELSQYDFHEQLTAFRPAAKQFEALLEIAEFPEGRILVARTADTIVGYVTYLHPDPLERWSTFNMEDLLELGAIEMISAYRGERIASNLLKVSMMDGYMENYIIISTEYYWHWDLEGTKLSIWNYRKIMEKMMAAGGLLPAPTDDPEIISHPANCLMVRIGKNVHEESIQQFDKLRFLARNKYRDMREGL, from the coding sequence ATGGAGCATATAAAGACTTTTCACAGTATGTCCTACGAGACCGTTCAAGGCCCCATCATTATTGAAGGACCATTATCTGCATTGGAGTTAAGCCAGTATGATTTCCATGAACAGCTGACCGCTTTTCGTCCTGCAGCAAAACAATTCGAAGCACTGCTTGAGATTGCTGAATTCCCAGAGGGAAGAATTCTCGTTGCTAGAACAGCAGATACAATTGTTGGCTATGTCACATATTTACACCCAGACCCTCTGGAAAGGTGGTCGACGTTTAATATGGAAGATTTATTAGAATTGGGAGCAATTGAAATGATCTCAGCGTACCGCGGAGAAAGAATTGCCTCAAACCTTTTAAAGGTTTCCATGATGGACGGGTACATGGAAAATTATATCATTATTTCTACAGAATATTATTGGCACTGGGATCTTGAAGGGACAAAATTAAGCATTTGGAATTATCGTAAGATCATGGAAAAAATGATGGCAGCAGGAGGTTTATTGCCTGCCCCAACAGACGATCCCGAAATTATTTCCCACCCTGCAAACTGCTTAATGGTTCGAATCGGAAAAAATGTCCACGAGGAATCAATTCAACAGTTCGATAAACTTCGCTTTTTGGCACGGAACAAATATCGAGACATGAGAGAAGGTCTATAA
- a CDS encoding acetoin utilization AcuB family protein, whose product MHVEEIMKKDVITLKPGATIANALELLEKHRIRHITIVDKSYEVIGIVSDRDVRDASPSKFIKDADNSELQNEIQTIMSLPVITIHPMDFVEEIASIFYDKEIACLPVVSNNRLVGVVTEKDMLYTLIQLTGTHVQSSLIEVKVPDRPGILPEVTAIFGKRKTNIASVLVYPYKNDLNYKVLVFRIQTMNPLPIIQDLRNAGYELLWPNNGPGLI is encoded by the coding sequence ATGCATGTTGAAGAGATTATGAAAAAAGATGTCATAACCCTTAAGCCCGGAGCAACAATTGCAAACGCATTGGAATTGTTGGAAAAGCATCGTATCCGTCATATTACGATTGTAGATAAATCGTACGAGGTAATCGGAATTGTTTCTGACCGAGATGTACGTGATGCTAGTCCATCGAAGTTTATTAAAGATGCGGACAACAGTGAATTGCAAAATGAAATTCAAACTATAATGAGTCTGCCTGTGATTACAATTCACCCAATGGATTTTGTAGAAGAGATTGCATCAATTTTTTATGATAAAGAAATTGCCTGTCTTCCCGTTGTCTCTAATAATCGTTTAGTTGGTGTTGTTACAGAAAAAGACATGCTTTATACCTTAATACAGCTAACTGGCACACATGTTCAAAGCTCATTAATCGAAGTAAAAGTTCCTGACAGACCTGGTATTTTGCCTGAGGTTACAGCTATTTTTGGAAAAAGAAAAACGAACATTGCCTCTGTCTTAGTTTATCCGTATAAAAATGATTTAAATTATAAAGTGCTTGTCTTCCGCATCCAAACAATGAATCCATTGCCAATCATTCAGGATTTGCGTAATGCTGGCTACGAATTGCTGTGGCCAAACAACGGGCCGGGGCTCATATAA
- the tyrS gene encoding tyrosine--tRNA ligase, with the protein MDILQDLENRGLVHQVTDREGLEKHLKENQITLYCGFDPTADSLHIGHLVPLTMLKRFQQAGHKPIALVGGGTGMIGDPSGRSSERSLNTSEVVHGFTEKIREQISKLVDIDQGDNPVQSRNNHDWLGNMTIIDFLRDAGKHFGINYMLAKESVSARIEQGITFTEFSYMILQSLDYLKLYEQENCTLQIGGSDQWGNITAGMELIRRSREDEDEQIKVFGLTVPLITKADGTKFGKTAGNAVWLDPEKTTPYEFYQFWINTDDRDVAKFLRYFTFLSEEEIAKLEQEVEQHPENRVAQKRLAEEMTRSIHGEAALEQATKISAALFSGDLKELSAHDIEQGFKDVPTYTSEKENIGLVDLLVQASISSSKRQAREDIGNGAVYINGERKQDVNYIVSADDRIEDQFIIIRRGKKKYFLVQF; encoded by the coding sequence ATGGATATTTTACAAGATCTTGAAAACCGAGGGCTGGTCCACCAAGTAACGGATCGGGAAGGGCTAGAAAAGCATTTGAAAGAAAATCAAATTACATTATACTGTGGCTTTGACCCAACAGCAGATAGTCTGCATATTGGACATTTAGTGCCATTAACAATGTTAAAAAGATTCCAGCAAGCCGGGCATAAACCAATTGCACTTGTAGGCGGTGGAACGGGAATGATTGGCGACCCAAGTGGAAGATCCAGTGAACGTTCTCTAAATACAAGTGAGGTTGTTCACGGATTTACAGAGAAAATCAGAGAACAAATTAGCAAACTGGTTGATATTGATCAAGGTGATAATCCAGTGCAATCAAGAAATAATCATGATTGGCTTGGCAATATGACAATAATTGATTTTCTGCGAGATGCTGGAAAACATTTTGGGATTAACTACATGCTTGCAAAGGAATCTGTTTCAGCTCGGATTGAACAAGGGATTACTTTTACCGAATTTAGCTATATGATTTTGCAGTCGCTTGATTACCTTAAATTGTACGAGCAAGAAAATTGTACCTTGCAAATTGGCGGAAGTGACCAGTGGGGAAATATCACTGCAGGAATGGAGCTTATTCGCCGTTCCAGAGAAGATGAGGACGAGCAAATCAAAGTATTCGGACTTACAGTACCACTTATTACGAAAGCAGATGGTACGAAATTCGGGAAAACAGCTGGAAATGCAGTATGGTTAGATCCGGAAAAAACAACCCCATATGAATTTTACCAGTTCTGGATTAATACAGATGACCGTGATGTGGCTAAATTCCTGCGTTACTTCACATTCTTATCGGAAGAAGAAATTGCAAAGCTTGAACAAGAAGTAGAACAACACCCAGAAAATCGCGTTGCCCAAAAACGTCTAGCAGAAGAAATGACGAGATCCATTCATGGGGAAGCGGCACTAGAACAAGCAACTAAGATTTCTGCAGCATTATTTAGCGGTGATTTGAAAGAGCTCTCTGCACATGATATTGAGCAAGGCTTTAAGGATGTGCCAACATACACATCAGAAAAAGAAAACATTGGCTTGGTAGACTTATTAGTGCAAGCTTCTATTTCTTCATCTAAACGCCAAGCAAGAGAAGATATTGGTAATGGTGCGGTATATATTAATGGCGAAAGAAAACAAGATGTGAATTATATTGTATCAGCAGATGATCGAATTGAAGACCAGTTTATAATCATCCGCCGCGGGAAGAAAAAATATTTTCTTGTACAATTTTAA
- a CDS encoding SRPBCC family protein — MSIRFQVQRTIHAPKERVYESLIDLDAAREWMQGFEGLERQDDGPVKEGSQWLETRKMFGQKATEHFEVVSLSHPERIVLRCDGTKGTTGKGEFIFTYILSSKNDQLTAVTLDGEINKLTGMAKFFGKIMAGTFKKACAKDLDALKQHIENKADA, encoded by the coding sequence TTGAGTATTCGATTTCAAGTTCAGCGAACCATTCATGCCCCGAAGGAAAGAGTATATGAAAGTTTAATTGATTTAGATGCGGCAAGAGAATGGATGCAGGGCTTTGAAGGGCTTGAGCGCCAAGATGATGGACCGGTAAAAGAAGGTTCGCAGTGGCTGGAGACAAGAAAAATGTTCGGACAAAAAGCAACGGAGCATTTTGAAGTTGTCAGTCTTTCTCATCCAGAGCGAATCGTTCTGCGCTGTGATGGAACGAAAGGAACAACGGGAAAGGGAGAGTTCATTTTTACGTACATTCTCTCTTCAAAAAACGATCAGTTAACAGCTGTTACATTAGATGGAGAAATTAATAAATTAACTGGTATGGCGAAATTTTTCGGGAAGATAATGGCAGGTACGTTTAAAAAGGCCTGCGCAAAAGATTTGGACGCATTAAAGCAACATATCGAAAATAAAGCAGATGCATGA
- a CDS encoding acetoin utilization protein AcuC: MHNNSAFVFSNDYLAYHFHSEHPFNHKRVQLAKELLEMTGTLTNQEIIPARMATDEELSLFHDYDYIDAVKRAGRGGLDEKAGQEYGLGTEDTPIFTNMHEAASFLVGGTLTAVDEVLSGNKDHALNLGGGLHHGFERKASGFCIYNDSAVAIKYIREKYNLRVLYIDTDAHHGDGVQWAFYDDPNVCTFSIHETGRYLFPGTGNVNERGIKEGHGYSFNLPIDAFTQDESFLYVYETAAREIAAFFKPDVIVTQNGADAHCFDPLTHLCGTMAIYEQIPFVAHDLAHKYCNGKWIAIGGGGYDMWRVVPRAWAQIWHVMKLGKSAEGALPVQWLQKWQDESPDKLPASWHDGKEAFPKIPRKAEITEKNEQLLKSLLKYTKPIR, translated from the coding sequence ATGCATAACAATTCTGCCTTTGTCTTTTCCAATGATTACCTAGCCTACCATTTTCATAGTGAGCACCCTTTCAATCACAAACGAGTACAATTAGCAAAGGAATTATTGGAAATGACTGGAACTTTAACAAATCAAGAAATTATCCCTGCAAGGATGGCAACGGATGAGGAGCTTTCACTATTTCATGACTACGATTATATCGATGCGGTAAAACGAGCTGGACGAGGTGGATTAGACGAAAAAGCTGGACAAGAATATGGTTTAGGAACGGAAGATACTCCTATTTTCACAAATATGCACGAAGCTGCGAGTTTTTTAGTTGGCGGTACATTAACTGCTGTCGATGAAGTGCTCAGTGGGAATAAAGATCATGCACTTAATCTTGGAGGCGGTTTACATCATGGTTTTGAACGAAAGGCTTCTGGTTTTTGCATATATAACGATAGTGCTGTTGCAATCAAATATATTCGGGAAAAATATAATTTGAGAGTGTTATATATTGATACCGATGCACACCATGGTGACGGCGTACAATGGGCGTTCTATGATGATCCAAATGTATGCACTTTCTCTATTCACGAAACTGGTAGATACCTTTTCCCTGGTACAGGAAATGTGAATGAACGTGGCATTAAAGAAGGCCATGGATATTCCTTTAATCTTCCAATTGATGCCTTTACACAAGATGAATCCTTTTTGTACGTCTATGAAACTGCGGCAAGAGAAATCGCAGCATTCTTCAAGCCAGATGTAATTGTGACACAAAATGGTGCTGATGCACATTGCTTTGATCCCTTAACACATCTTTGCGGCACAATGGCGATTTATGAACAAATTCCATTCGTGGCACATGATTTGGCCCATAAGTACTGTAATGGAAAATGGATTGCAATCGGTGGCGGGGGCTATGATATGTGGCGAGTTGTTCCTCGTGCCTGGGCACAAATATGGCATGTGATGAAGCTGGGAAAATCTGCAGAAGGAGCGCTCCCTGTTCAATGGTTACAAAAGTGGCAAGACGAATCTCCTGATAAGCTGCCTGCCAGCTGGCATGATGGTAAAGAAGCATTTCCAAAGATTCCTAGAAAAGCGGAAATCACAGAGAAAAATGAACAATTGTTAAAAAGTCTATTAAAGTATACAAAACCAATTCGCTAA
- a CDS encoding GNAT family protein, which translates to MNREGTCNALPTIETERLILRKVTKQDAKDMYAYCSDPAVTKFVTWDTHRSLSDTEAFVEFILTNYKKKDIAPWGMEHKKTGKVIGTIDLASWKPQHQSAEIAYCIHQDFWGEGLTTEAAKAILAFGFTNMDLVRIQARCLVANIGSERVMEKIGMSFEGIIRKGMLVKGRHEDLKLYSILKEEFTAIKCGRLV; encoded by the coding sequence ATGAACAGGGAAGGCACTTGCAATGCTTTACCAACAATTGAAACAGAACGCCTCATACTTAGAAAAGTAACAAAGCAAGATGCAAAAGATATGTATGCATACTGTTCAGATCCAGCAGTAACAAAATTTGTTACATGGGACACACATCGATCACTTTCTGATACAGAAGCATTTGTCGAATTTATATTAACGAATTATAAAAAGAAAGACATAGCACCATGGGGGATGGAGCATAAAAAAACAGGCAAGGTAATTGGAACAATCGATCTTGCTTCGTGGAAACCACAGCATCAAAGTGCGGAGATTGCATATTGTATCCATCAGGATTTTTGGGGGGAAGGGCTGACAACGGAAGCAGCTAAGGCTATTTTAGCGTTTGGATTCACTAACATGGATTTAGTACGTATTCAAGCAAGGTGTTTAGTAGCTAACATCGGTTCTGAACGGGTGATGGAGAAGATCGGAATGAGCTTTGAGGGAATTATTCGTAAAGGCATGCTCGTAAAAGGCAGACATGAGGATTTGAAGTTATATTCGATTTTGAAAGAAGAATTTACAGCGATAAAATGCGGTAGATTAGTTTGA
- the motP gene encoding flagellar motor protein MotP: MRKRDFLTPIGITLGFIMLMLAIMTNSGTEGVASFADIPSLFIVIGGLVASMLVTFKIDQIKLTGKMMKEAFHKNDMQLPELTRLFVRLSERARREGILALESELEDIEDPFIKKGVLLAVDGIDPEVITDIMNAEITAMEDRHYKGRVLFEKAGDYAPAWGMIGTLIGLVLMLNTLEDPGTLGPSMAVALLTTLYGTVLANLFFHPMASKLGTKTEEEVFTKQIIIEGIIGVQSGQNPRILEEKLSAFLSNDAKERKDVENNSSFAGKSVNEA; the protein is encoded by the coding sequence ATGAGAAAACGTGATTTCCTAACTCCAATTGGTATTACTTTAGGTTTTATTATGCTGATGTTGGCAATTATGACAAATAGTGGAACGGAAGGGGTTGCATCGTTTGCAGACATACCTTCCTTATTTATTGTAATCGGAGGCTTAGTTGCTTCCATGTTAGTCACATTCAAAATAGATCAAATTAAGTTAACAGGTAAAATGATGAAAGAAGCATTCCATAAAAATGATATGCAGTTGCCTGAACTAACTCGGTTGTTTGTACGTCTTTCGGAGCGTGCAAGAAGGGAAGGCATTCTTGCATTGGAAAGTGAGCTCGAAGATATTGAAGATCCATTTATTAAAAAGGGTGTATTGCTTGCAGTGGATGGGATAGATCCGGAGGTCATTACAGATATTATGAATGCTGAAATTACAGCTATGGAGGATCGGCATTATAAGGGGAGAGTACTCTTTGAAAAGGCCGGAGATTATGCTCCAGCATGGGGAATGATTGGAACATTAATCGGTCTTGTTTTAATGCTGAACACGTTGGAAGACCCTGGTACATTAGGGCCGAGCATGGCTGTAGCGCTTCTAACTACACTTTATGGAACTGTACTCGCCAATCTGTTTTTCCATCCCATGGCAAGCAAGCTAGGGACGAAGACAGAGGAAGAGGTATTTACGAAGCAGATTATTATTGAGGGTATTATCGGTGTTCAATCTGGGCAAAACCCACGCATTTTAGAAGAAAAGCTTAGCGCTTTCCTTTCAAATGATGCAAAAGAGCGAAAAGATGTAGAAAATAACAGCAGTTTTGCTGGGAAAAGTGTAAATGAAGCATAA
- the ccpA gene encoding catabolite control protein A has product MNITIYDVAREANVSMATVSRVVNGNPNVKPTTRKKVLATIERLGYRPNAVARGLASKKTTTVGAIIPDISNIFFSELARGIEDIATMYKYNIILSSSDQNKDKELQLINTMLEKQVDGILFMGGSIDEDHIQQFKTSSVPVVLAATHDPADEIPAVNIDYELAAYEATKHLIDNGHKHPALVASNLDFGVNKLKYNGYLRALQEASIELNEALIYKGAYAYQTGLEAVEYFANLDEKPTAIFVTYDELALGVIHGAQDRGLNVPDDVEVFGFDNTRLATMVRPTLTTVVQPTYDIGAVAMRLLTKYMNKEEVEDNNVVLPHRLELRNSTLEK; this is encoded by the coding sequence ATGAACATAACAATATATGATGTAGCTCGTGAGGCAAATGTCTCGATGGCTACTGTTTCTCGTGTTGTTAACGGAAATCCAAATGTAAAACCAACAACACGTAAAAAAGTATTAGCAACGATTGAGCGATTAGGCTATCGTCCGAATGCTGTTGCTAGAGGATTAGCAAGTAAAAAAACAACTACCGTAGGAGCAATTATTCCAGATATCTCGAATATTTTCTTTTCCGAGCTCGCTCGAGGAATTGAAGATATTGCAACAATGTATAAATATAATATCATTCTGAGTAGTTCGGATCAGAATAAAGATAAAGAACTGCAGCTTATTAATACGATGCTGGAAAAGCAAGTGGACGGGATTTTATTTATGGGCGGAAGCATTGATGAGGATCATATCCAGCAATTTAAAACATCTTCTGTACCGGTCGTGCTTGCAGCTACGCATGACCCGGCAGACGAAATTCCTGCAGTGAATATAGATTATGAACTTGCAGCATATGAAGCGACTAAACACTTAATCGATAATGGACATAAGCATCCGGCTTTAGTTGCAAGTAATCTGGACTTCGGTGTTAACAAATTAAAATATAATGGATATCTCCGTGCATTACAGGAAGCATCGATTGAATTAAATGAAGCGTTGATTTACAAAGGAGCTTATGCTTATCAAACAGGACTAGAAGCAGTAGAATACTTCGCAAATCTGGATGAAAAGCCAACTGCTATATTTGTAACCTATGATGAGCTTGCACTTGGTGTTATCCATGGTGCACAGGACCGCGGATTGAATGTGCCAGATGATGTAGAAGTATTTGGCTTTGATAACACAAGACTTGCAACAATGGTTCGACCTACATTGACTACAGTTGTCCAGCCAACCTATGATATTGGTGCAGTAGCAATGCGGCTGCTTACAAAATATATGAATAAAGAAGAAGTGGAAGATAATAATGTTGTATTACCGCATCGACTTGAATTAAGAAACTCAACATTAGAAAAATAA